A window of Methylomonas sp. 11b genomic DNA:
CGTCGATTGGTTGGAAACCCAGATGGAGCTGATCGAAAAAATCGGTATTCAAAACTATCTGCAATCGCAGATGTAAAAAAACGCGCCATTCAAAAAAATTTTGCGGGGCCGGTTGCCGGCCCTGTTCGGATAGTAAGCCCCGGCACTTCAGTATTAGGTCAATGGTTGTAATATCGTTGTTGCCCATCGTCTTTTGTATTTTCTTGAAATTCTTGAACACCCCCTTTTCTTTAACGGATTGCGGTATGTAGCCGCAGTCCGAATACTGTGAGACTTGATCATTGCCGGATGAATGAGACGCTCATTCTCGCCATCCCGGTTTTGATGTACCCCTCCAAGTGGACACATCTCCGTCTATAGTTATGCTGCCTCTCTTGCCCTAGGGTTAAAACATAGGCGCATTCTTATCGGCAGGTGGCCAACTTTCATAGATGTTCCCTGATGATGAATGAGTTATCCTTAGCGGTATTACAACATCGATGCCAAGGGCTTTAGGCCTTGGTTTGGGCCGTTTTTGGTTAAAATGGCCCTTAATACGCTGACAACACCGAAAACATTGATAGGAATTTATGCCGCAAAGTGCTTTTACGCTGGAATCGTTGCTGGAAACTCATGATCTGCCGCTGATCATCATCGGCGCCGATTTACGCATCGTGGCAGTGAATCGCGCTTGGGAACATAGTTTTGGCGTCATGCGACAGAATCTGGTCGGTCAACCGTGCTGCGTCGAAAACCGCAATTGCCGCCATCAGCGCTTGTTTCAGACTCTGGAAGCCTACGCCGGTATCTTTGCCGACACCAGCGATACTAGTGCCCAGCGCTCATTCAGTGCTCGCGGTTTTCCGTTGCTGGATGCCGACGCGACTTTATATTTGGGCGAAACGTTAACCGTATTAAAAAGGTCTGGAGCTAAAGGCGACGAGGCACCGGCCATGATCGGGAAGTCAGCGGCGTTTGCACAATATAAAACCAGGCTGCAACAGGCGGCCGATACGCAAGCACCGGTATTATTGCTTGGTGAAACAGGCACCGGTAAAGAATTGGCCGCCGAATTTGTGCATAGCCATTCCAGGCAGGCGGATGGCGATTTTGTGATTGTCGATTGTACGATTCTTGGCGAAGAGTTATTTGAGAGCGAATTGTTCGGGCATGAAAAGGGCGCTTTTACCGGCGCGACATCTGCAAAAAAAGGCTTGTTCGAATTAGCCAATAATGGCACCTTATTTTTCGATGAAATTGGCGATCTGCCGCTATCGCAACAACCCAAGTTATTGCGAGCATTGGAAAGCGGTCAATTTCGGCGGGTAGGTGGCACTGCGATGCAAAAAGCCAATGTCAGAGTGGTCTGCGCCACACATAGAAATTTAGCCGACATGGTCAAAGCCGGCCGGTTTCGCGAAGATTTGTTCTACCGCTTGTCGGTGTTTCCGGTCGAAGTGCCGCCACTGCGGCAGCGTAGACAGGATTTGCCCTTATTGATCGATCATTTTTTAGCGCAGTTAAACACGGACGCCGATGGTGGCTATGCGATTACGCAATCGGCCTTAATCAAGCTTATCCAATATGCTTGGCCCGGCAATATCCGTGAGCTGAGAAACTGTCTGCAATTGGCGGCCGGCTTGTGTAAGGACAAGAGTATTCAAGAAGCCGACATTCATTTCATG
This region includes:
- a CDS encoding sigma-54 interaction domain-containing protein; its protein translation is MPQSAFTLESLLETHDLPLIIIGADLRIVAVNRAWEHSFGVMRQNLVGQPCCVENRNCRHQRLFQTLEAYAGIFADTSDTSAQRSFSARGFPLLDADATLYLGETLTVLKRSGAKGDEAPAMIGKSAAFAQYKTRLQQAADTQAPVLLLGETGTGKELAAEFVHSHSRQADGDFVIVDCTILGEELFESELFGHEKGAFTGATSAKKGLFELANNGTLFFDEIGDLPLSQQPKLLRALESGQFRRVGGTAMQKANVRVVCATHRNLADMVKAGRFREDLFYRLSVFPVEVPPLRQRRQDLPLLIDHFLAQLNTDADGGYAITQSALIKLIQYAWPGNIRELRNCLQLAAGLCKDKSIQEADIHFMQRQGGVESAAASEASGDAHPLPINSMAQFEAEFINSLISKYQGNRKLIAAEMNISERTLYRKLNRLNLN